In Fibrobacter sp. UWH6, the following are encoded in one genomic region:
- a CDS encoding FISUMP domain-containing protein — MGNKYYRCENNDWVVDTIVYVDLPKVYPNMDSLFDTKYTEYGEFEDPRDHQKYKTLILHKHDDDGNIVDGVVIEAFAQNLNYGVMIDTSVLVRDDNKVEKYCDLNDEWFCNNGWGGQYAWSEAMGLPAKYDSVLWKDPVGGDTRIHQGICPEGWHIMNGYEWKNFTSRGGLSLASKVNWAPLDMAGANLLGLSVLFKMRAYELNWGHASFFFPTEREFDAVFYINVGEKYVYYGEQHVLGKQNHAYIRCVKDY, encoded by the coding sequence TTGGGGAATAAATATTATCGTTGTGAAAATAACGACTGGGTTGTAGATACAATTGTCTATGTTGATTTACCCAAGGTCTACCCCAATATGGATAGCCTTTTTGATACAAAGTATACAGAATATGGAGAGTTTGAAGACCCTCGTGATCATCAAAAGTATAAAACTTTAATTCTTCATAAGCATGATGATGATGGCAATATTGTTGACGGTGTTGTGATTGAGGCCTTTGCACAAAATTTGAATTACGGGGTGATGATAGATACTAGTGTCCTTGTACGCGATGACAACAAGGTGGAAAAATACTGTGATTTAAATGATGAATGGTTTTGTAATAATGGCTGGGGTGGTCAATATGCCTGGAGCGAGGCAATGGGGTTGCCTGCCAAATATGATTCCGTTCTTTGGAAAGATCCCGTTGGTGGCGATACCCGCATACATCAGGGAATTTGCCCAGAAGGTTGGCATATTATGAACGGTTATGAGTGGAAAAATTTTACGTCTAGAGGGGGGCTTAGTCTTGCCTCGAAAGTGAACTGGGCTCCGCTGGATATGGCTGGCGCTAATTTGCTTGGTTTGTCGGTTCTTTTCAAAATGAGAGCGTATGAACTGAATTGGGGGCACGCAAGCTTTTTTTTCCCCACAGAGCGTGAATTTGATGCCGTATTTTATATAAATGTTGGTGAAAAATATGTGTATTACGGTGAACAACATGTTCTCGGAAAACAAAACCATGCTTATATTCGTTGCGTAAAGGATTATTAA
- a CDS encoding Rpn family recombination-promoting nuclease/putative transposase — protein sequence MNTKDHDGIFKTAFKEPKRAASLLKLAAKKNKSLARFLQVVDLKTMRAERTETNRHGLKGSADLAFTLKIKNSNNKAKLFVGLVLEHKSYPDNEVVSQLEHYFYELFRLSRPDCPMVAVIVYNGEIKWNPLKAKLYAKYPEYFHDIGYPFKIEMINVGKEVGDIDFSKLNPYVALTLVAMKYVFNAEKYKPLMDKAVAYFTNPKNKIDANFIQEVLLYLGEESSSEYREAIMDRPEIMAERKRNGFVSVADVIRAEGLAEAKHSAVIKALKRGKLTVEEIAEDNDFPLDEVLKIQKELS from the coding sequence ATGAATACAAAAGACCACGATGGCATCTTCAAGACAGCCTTCAAGGAACCGAAACGCGCAGCCTCGCTGCTTAAGCTTGCCGCAAAGAAGAACAAAAGTTTAGCCCGATTTTTGCAGGTGGTAGACCTCAAGACCATGCGTGCCGAACGCACCGAAACCAACCGCCATGGCCTCAAAGGCTCCGCAGACCTTGCCTTTACCCTCAAAATCAAGAATTCCAACAACAAGGCCAAACTTTTTGTTGGCCTAGTTTTGGAGCACAAGTCGTATCCAGATAACGAAGTGGTTTCCCAGCTGGAACACTACTTTTACGAACTGTTCCGCCTCAGTCGCCCCGACTGCCCAATGGTGGCTGTAATCGTCTATAACGGTGAAATCAAGTGGAACCCGCTCAAAGCAAAACTTTACGCAAAATACCCGGAGTATTTCCACGACATCGGCTATCCCTTCAAAATCGAGATGATCAACGTGGGCAAGGAAGTGGGGGATATCGACTTCAGCAAGCTGAACCCTTACGTGGCGCTTACACTTGTTGCCATGAAGTATGTGTTCAATGCCGAAAAGTACAAGCCCCTCATGGACAAGGCCGTGGCATATTTTACGAACCCGAAAAATAAAATCGACGCAAACTTTATCCAAGAAGTTTTGCTATACTTAGGCGAGGAATCATCTTCGGAATACAGGGAGGCTATCATGGACCGTCCAGAAATCATGGCAGAACGCAAGCGTAACGGCTTTGTGTCTGTAGCCGATGTAATCCGTGCCGAAGGTCTTGCCGAAGCTAAGCATTCCGCTGTAATCAAGGCTCTGAAACGTGGTAAGCTTACAGTTGAGGAAATCGCCGAAGATAACGATTTTCCTCTTGATGAGGTCCTTAAGATTCAAAAGGAACTGTCTTAA
- a CDS encoding trimeric intracellular cation channel family protein: MADCDSFSQRTQDSLFLYLRSLMLLMVLDILGTFAFAISGAEKAVRYRLDWLGLIVLATVTGVGGGILRDVMLGATPPAALTNPIYFPICIVGAFFYLLMRKKIRKIRVFILVADALGLGFFTAVGAAKASAMAAGPYSVILFAAITAAGGGLIRDLLVSEIPQVLKSDFYATAALIGGILFYVLEFANLGSTPRILITTAFTFSLRLLAMRKKLELPKTREKTF, translated from the coding sequence ATGGCTGATTGCGACTCCTTTTCCCAACGAACTCAAGATAGTTTATTTCTATATTTGCGTTCGCTTATGCTTCTCATGGTTCTTGATATTCTGGGTACTTTCGCCTTCGCGATTTCGGGGGCTGAAAAGGCTGTTCGTTACAGGCTGGACTGGCTTGGCCTTATTGTTCTCGCCACGGTTACGGGAGTTGGGGGAGGTATCCTGCGCGATGTGATGCTGGGGGCTACTCCGCCAGCGGCTCTGACCAATCCGATTTATTTTCCTATTTGCATCGTGGGAGCTTTTTTCTACTTGCTCATGCGCAAGAAGATTCGGAAAATCCGAGTTTTTATTCTTGTGGCCGATGCCTTGGGGCTAGGCTTCTTTACTGCGGTTGGTGCAGCAAAGGCTAGCGCTATGGCGGCTGGACCTTACTCTGTTATTTTGTTTGCCGCCATTACTGCGGCTGGTGGTGGGTTGATTCGCGATTTGCTGGTCAGCGAAATCCCCCAGGTGCTAAAAAGCGACTTTTATGCAACGGCGGCCCTGATTGGCGGTATATTGTTTTATGTGTTAGAGTTTGCCAACCTGGGCAGTACTCCGCGAATTTTAATCACTACGGCTTTTACCTTTAGCCTTCGTCTTTTGGCCATGCGCAAAAAACTTGAATTGCCTAAGACACGTGAAAAAACATTTTAG